A section of the Agromyces aurantiacus genome encodes:
- a CDS encoding TatD family hydrolase encodes MRIFDPHIHMTSRTTDDYEAMYAAGVRALVEPSFWLGQPRTNVGSYVDYFDALTGWERFRASQFGIRHHCALALNPKEANDPRCREVLAELPRFLRRESVVAIGETGYDSMTPEEDEVLEAHLALAIEHRLPVIVHTPHRDKKHGTRRTLEVIAHSGIAPELVVLDHLNEVTIEMVRESGSWMGFSIYPDTKMDPHRMVALLQRYGTERVLVNSAADWGRSDPLLTAKTGAAMLDAGLTADDVDAVLWRNPVDFFAQSGRLDLTPLPGFHLAGEHDTFSGNSILRGVADVAAPAVPEGAAR; translated from the coding sequence ATGCGCATCTTCGACCCGCACATCCACATGACCTCGCGCACGACCGACGACTACGAGGCCATGTACGCCGCCGGCGTGCGCGCGCTCGTCGAGCCGTCGTTCTGGCTCGGCCAGCCGCGCACGAACGTCGGCTCGTACGTCGACTACTTCGACGCGCTGACCGGGTGGGAGCGCTTCCGGGCCTCGCAGTTCGGGATCCGCCACCATTGCGCGCTCGCGCTGAATCCGAAGGAGGCCAACGACCCGCGCTGCCGCGAGGTCCTGGCCGAGCTGCCGCGGTTCCTGCGACGCGAGTCGGTCGTCGCGATCGGCGAGACCGGCTACGACTCGATGACGCCCGAGGAGGACGAGGTGCTCGAGGCGCACCTCGCGCTCGCGATCGAGCACCGACTGCCCGTGATCGTGCACACGCCGCACCGCGACAAGAAGCACGGCACGCGCCGCACGCTCGAGGTGATCGCCCACTCCGGGATCGCGCCGGAGTTGGTCGTGCTCGACCACCTCAACGAGGTCACGATCGAGATGGTCCGCGAGAGCGGCAGCTGGATGGGCTTCTCGATCTACCCCGACACCAAGATGGACCCGCACCGCATGGTCGCGCTGCTGCAGCGCTACGGGACCGAGCGCGTGCTGGTGAACTCGGCCGCCGACTGGGGCCGGTCCGACCCGCTGCTCACCGCGAAGACCGGCGCGGCCATGCTCGACGCGGGCCTCACGGCCGACGACGTCGATGCCGTGCTCTGGCGCAACCCGGTCGACTTCTTCGCGCAGAGCGGCCGGCTCGACCTGACGCCGCTGCCGGGGTTCCACCTCGCGGGCGAGCACGACACGTTCTCGGGCAACTCGATCCTGCGAGGCGTGGCGGATGTCGCGGCGCCGGCCGTGCCCGAGGGGGCGGCGCGCTGA
- the eboE gene encoding metabolite traffic protein EboE, with product MHLSYCTNVHPAEDLDGVIRQLDAYAGPARVAAGLDVLGVGLWLPAPLAARLAAEPDALGRLRAALERNGLEVRTLNAFPHEAFHAEVVKLDVYRPDWTDPARLEFTVDAARVLAALLPPGAEGSISTLPLGWRVGWDDAKDRAATDALAALGAELRAIRAETGRVIRLAVEPEPGCVLDDVDDVVAWLASHRDRLDLDHLGVCLDTCHLAVSFADPAAAVAGIADAGIRVVKVQASAALHVERPGDADARRAVEAYAEDRYLHQVREHASAGVIRVDDLPEALDDLPAAAPWRVHFHVPLHLEPEAPLSSTTDVLRAALAAVREVQPVDQLHVDVETYTWSVLPGGPVDLVDGIAAELRWAQAELLERQEQPA from the coding sequence ATGCACCTCTCGTACTGCACCAACGTGCACCCCGCCGAGGACCTCGACGGCGTCATCCGCCAGCTCGACGCATACGCGGGCCCGGCCCGGGTCGCCGCGGGTCTCGACGTGCTCGGCGTCGGCCTGTGGCTGCCGGCGCCGCTGGCCGCACGCCTGGCCGCCGAGCCCGACGCGCTCGGGCGGCTGCGGGCGGCGCTCGAGCGCAACGGCCTCGAGGTGCGCACCCTCAACGCGTTCCCGCACGAGGCCTTCCATGCCGAGGTCGTCAAGCTCGACGTCTACCGGCCCGACTGGACCGACCCCGCCCGCCTCGAGTTCACGGTCGACGCGGCACGCGTGCTCGCCGCGCTGCTGCCGCCCGGCGCCGAGGGCAGCATCTCGACGCTGCCGCTGGGCTGGCGCGTCGGGTGGGACGACGCGAAGGACCGTGCCGCGACCGACGCGCTGGCGGCGCTCGGCGCCGAACTGCGCGCGATCCGGGCGGAGACGGGGCGCGTCATCCGCCTCGCCGTCGAGCCCGAGCCGGGCTGCGTGCTCGACGACGTCGACGACGTGGTCGCCTGGCTCGCGTCGCACCGCGACCGGCTCGACCTCGATCACCTCGGGGTGTGCCTCGATACGTGCCACCTCGCGGTGTCGTTCGCCGATCCGGCGGCGGCGGTCGCGGGCATCGCGGACGCCGGCATCCGGGTCGTGAAGGTGCAGGCGTCGGCCGCGCTGCACGTCGAGCGCCCGGGCGATGCCGATGCCCGCCGTGCCGTCGAGGCCTACGCCGAGGACCGGTACCTGCACCAGGTCCGCGAGCACGCGTCGGCCGGCGTCATCCGGGTCGACGACCTGCCCGAGGCGCTCGACGACCTGCCGGCGGCCGCGCCGTGGCGGGTGCACTTCCACGTGCCGCTGCACCTCGAACCCGAGGCGCCGCTCTCGTCGACGACCGACGTGCTGCGCGCTGCGCTCGCCGCCGTGCGGGAGGTGCAGCCGGTCGACCAGCTCCACGTCGACGTCGAGACCTACACCTGGTCCGTGCTGCCCGGCGGTCCGGTCGACCTCGTCGACGGCATCGCCGCCGAGCTGCGCTGGGCGCAGGCCGAGCTGCTCGAGCGCCAGGAGCAGCCGGCATGA
- a CDS encoding nucleotide pyrophosphatase/phosphodiesterase family protein: MTAKVLLLDVVGLTADALRHMPRLNRMARAGARAELGTVLPAVTCSVQSSVLTGAMPSSHGIVGNGWYFRGLGDVLLWRQHNRLVRGEKLWETARRRRGGDYSSANLGWWYAMGATTDLTVTPRPIYHADGRKSPDFYARPPRLHDELCEELGEFPLFQYWGPTASIRSTQWIVDATRRVLAGPGTPDLTMAYLPHLDYDHQRFGPDSPEGARAAAELDAAMAPLLDQAEAQDVTVVALAEYGIARADRPVDVNRALRREGLLEVYVQDGREQLDPWTSRAFAVADHQVAHVYVADPADVPRVAAILRDLEGVDEVLDREDQARYGLDHARSGELVAVAAPGAWFTYYFWLDDDRAPEYARGVDIHRKPGYDPAELFFDPADRLAKAKAAGNLVRKKLGLRYAMSTVPLDPSCVRGTHGRLPDSAADTPLLLASDPRFLDGAGDRVHATEVRDLVLRWQGLAETAAPSDPHERIRA, translated from the coding sequence ATGACCGCGAAGGTGCTCCTCCTCGACGTCGTCGGCCTGACCGCCGACGCCCTGCGGCACATGCCGCGGCTGAACCGGATGGCGCGCGCCGGCGCCCGGGCCGAGCTCGGCACCGTGCTGCCCGCCGTCACGTGCTCGGTGCAGTCGTCGGTGCTCACGGGCGCCATGCCCTCGAGCCATGGCATCGTGGGCAACGGATGGTACTTCCGCGGCCTCGGCGACGTGCTGCTGTGGCGCCAGCACAACCGGCTGGTTCGCGGCGAGAAGCTGTGGGAGACCGCCCGCCGACGGCGCGGCGGCGACTACTCGAGCGCGAACCTCGGCTGGTGGTACGCGATGGGCGCGACGACCGACCTCACGGTCACGCCGCGACCGATCTACCACGCCGACGGCCGCAAGTCGCCCGACTTCTACGCGCGGCCGCCGCGCCTGCACGACGAGCTGTGCGAGGAGCTCGGCGAGTTCCCGCTGTTCCAGTACTGGGGGCCGACCGCGTCGATCCGCTCGACGCAGTGGATCGTCGATGCGACCCGGCGCGTGCTCGCCGGACCCGGCACGCCCGACCTCACGATGGCCTACCTGCCGCACCTCGACTACGACCACCAACGCTTCGGGCCGGACTCACCCGAGGGCGCGCGCGCCGCCGCCGAGCTCGACGCCGCGATGGCGCCGCTCCTCGACCAGGCCGAGGCGCAGGACGTGACCGTGGTCGCCCTCGCCGAGTACGGCATCGCGCGCGCCGACCGACCGGTCGACGTCAACCGGGCGCTGCGCCGTGAGGGCCTGCTCGAGGTGTACGTGCAGGACGGACGCGAGCAGCTCGACCCGTGGACCTCGCGCGCGTTCGCGGTGGCCGACCACCAGGTCGCGCACGTGTACGTCGCCGATCCGGCCGACGTACCGCGCGTCGCCGCGATCCTCCGCGACCTCGAGGGCGTCGACGAGGTCCTCGACCGCGAGGACCAGGCGCGGTACGGGCTCGACCACGCGCGTTCGGGCGAGCTGGTCGCGGTCGCCGCGCCGGGCGCCTGGTTCACCTACTACTTCTGGCTCGACGACGACCGCGCGCCCGAGTACGCTCGCGGCGTCGATATCCACCGCAAGCCCGGCTACGACCCCGCCGAGCTCTTCTTCGACCCGGCAGACCGGCTCGCGAAGGCGAAGGCGGCGGGCAACCTGGTGCGCAAGAAGCTCGGGCTGCGGTACGCCATGAGCACGGTGCCGCTCGACCCGTCGTGCGTGCGCGGCACGCACGGTCGACTGCCCGACTCCGCCGCCGACACCCCGCTCCTCCTCGCCTCCGACCCGCGCTTCCTCGACGGCGCCGGCGACCGCGTGCACGCGACCGAGGTCCGCGACCTCGTGCTGCGGTGGCAGGGCCTCGCCGAGACCGCCGCGCCATCCGACCCCCACGAAAGGATCCGAGCATGA
- a CDS encoding sugar phosphate isomerase/epimerase family protein — MTDTPATTHPVTLFTGQWADLPFEEVARLASEWGYDGLEIGVGGDHLDTKLADEEPGYLKEKLELLKRYDLKVYAISNHLTGQAVCDDPIDFRHQAIVRPYTWGDGDAEGVRQRAAEDLKRTARVARKLGVDTVVGFTGSKIWQYVAMFPPVPASVIDAGYEDFANRWNPILDVFDDEGVRFAHEVHPSEIAYDHWTSVRTLEAIDRRPAFGFNWDPSHMMWQGVDPVGFIWDFQDRIYHVDCKDTRIRTANSRSGILGSHLPWGDPRRGWDFVSTGHGDVPWEDAFRALDAIGYTGPISVEWEDAGMDRLHGGPQALEFVRSLIWPRPTASFDAAFSNQ, encoded by the coding sequence ATGACCGACACGCCCGCCACGACGCATCCCGTCACCCTCTTCACCGGCCAGTGGGCCGACCTGCCCTTCGAGGAGGTCGCCCGCCTGGCCTCGGAGTGGGGCTACGACGGCCTCGAGATCGGCGTCGGCGGCGACCACCTCGACACCAAGCTCGCCGATGAGGAGCCCGGCTACCTGAAGGAGAAGCTGGAGCTGCTGAAGCGCTACGACCTGAAGGTCTACGCGATCTCGAACCACCTCACCGGCCAGGCCGTGTGCGACGACCCGATCGACTTCCGCCACCAGGCGATCGTGCGCCCGTACACGTGGGGCGACGGCGACGCCGAGGGCGTGCGGCAGCGTGCGGCCGAGGACCTCAAGCGCACCGCGCGCGTCGCGCGCAAGCTCGGCGTCGACACGGTCGTCGGGTTCACGGGGTCGAAGATCTGGCAGTACGTCGCGATGTTCCCGCCCGTGCCCGCGTCGGTCATCGACGCCGGGTACGAGGACTTCGCGAACCGGTGGAACCCCATCCTCGACGTGTTCGACGACGAGGGCGTGCGCTTCGCGCACGAGGTGCACCCCTCGGAGATCGCGTACGACCACTGGACCAGCGTCCGCACCCTCGAGGCGATCGACCGCCGCCCGGCGTTCGGGTTCAACTGGGACCCGTCGCACATGATGTGGCAGGGCGTCGACCCGGTCGGCTTCATCTGGGACTTCCAGGACCGGATCTACCACGTGGACTGCAAGGACACCCGGATCCGCACGGCGAACAGCCGCTCGGGCATCCTCGGCTCCCACCTGCCGTGGGGCGACCCGCGTCGCGGCTGGGACTTCGTCTCGACCGGGCACGGCGACGTGCCGTGGGAGGACGCGTTCCGCGCGCTCGACGCGATCGGCTACACGGGCCCGATCTCGGTCGAGTGGGAGGACGCGGGCATGGACCGCCTGCACGGCGGCCCGCAGGCGCTCGAGTTCGTGCGCTCGCTCATCTGGCCGCGCCCGACCGCGTCGTTCGACGCCGCGTTCTCGAACCAGTAG
- a CDS encoding DUF1294 domain-containing protein, producing the protein MRPDPAPRVRPRPTSVPPRRGGPARPARPDRDLSPPLPAALSWTVLALFVVALASGLLVLDLTWWLPAWVLAASLVAFVAYGLDKSAARRGGARISEQTLLLLGLIGGWPGAVAAQQLFRHKTRKRSFRRAFWASVVVNLVVLAAAVVLLPASGIAGALPPDPGLPPVLSR; encoded by the coding sequence ATGCGTCCCGACCCCGCCCCTCGCGTGCGCCCGCGCCCGACTTCGGTGCCGCCGCGACGGGGTGGTCCCGCTCGCCCGGCGCGCCCGGATCGCGACCTCTCGCCGCCGCTTCCCGCCGCGCTCAGCTGGACGGTGCTGGCGCTGTTCGTGGTCGCGCTGGCGAGCGGGCTGCTCGTCCTCGACCTGACCTGGTGGCTGCCCGCGTGGGTCCTCGCGGCGAGCCTCGTCGCCTTCGTCGCGTACGGCCTCGACAAGTCGGCCGCGCGGCGCGGTGGGGCGCGCATCTCGGAGCAGACGCTGCTGCTCCTGGGCCTCATCGGCGGGTGGCCGGGCGCGGTCGCCGCGCAGCAGTTGTTCCGGCACAAGACCCGCAAGCGCTCGTTCCGTCGCGCGTTCTGGGCGTCGGTGGTGGTGAACCTCGTCGTGCTCGCCGCGGCGGTCGTGCTGCTCCCGGCGTCCGGCATCGCCGGCGCACTCCCGCCGGATCCCGGCCTCCCCCCGGTCCTCTCGCGCTGA